Below is a window of Candidatus Aminicenantes bacterium DNA.
GCCTGCTGGCGGCATGCAGGGAGTATGAATCCTCGCAGGGGCGCGATCTGAAAAACTCCCATTATCAAGACCGGCCGATCGATATCGATATACTTTTGGCCGGCGATACGGTCATCGCTTCGCCGGAATTGACCATACCCCATCCGCGGCTTTGCGAAAGGGGTTTCGTGCTGGTGCCCTTGTTCGAGATTGCACCCAAGCTGG
It encodes the following:
- the folK gene encoding 2-amino-4-hydroxy-6-hydroxymethyldihydropteridine diphosphokinase, producing VAKRSALYETTPLGMPGASLFFNLVLALESRLSPQGLLAACREYESSQGRDLKNSHYQDRPIDIDILLAGDTVIASPELTIPHPRLCERGFVLVPLFEIAPKLVHPLEKIRRLK